One window from the genome of Saccharomyces mikatae IFO 1815 strain IFO1815 genome assembly, chromosome: 4 encodes:
- the SMT3 gene encoding SUMO family protein SMT3 (similar to Saccharomyces cerevisiae SMT3 (YDR510W); ancestral locus Anc_1.51): MSDTEVNQEAKLEVKPEVKPETHINLKVSDGSSEIFFKIKKTTPLRRLMEAFAKRQGKEMDSLRFLYDGIRIQADQTPEDLDMEDNDIIEAHREQIGGATY; encoded by the coding sequence ATGTCGGACACTGAAGTCAATCAAGAAGCCAAGCTAGAAGTTAAGCCAGAGGTCAAGCCAGAGACTCACATCAATTTAAAGGTATCTGATGGGTCTTCAGagatcttcttcaagatcAAGAAGACTACACCTTTGAGAAGGCTGATGGAGGCGTTTGCTAAAAGGCAAGGTAAAGAAATGGACTCTTTGAGATTCCTGTATGACGGTATTAGAATTCAAGCTGACCAGACCCCTGAAGATCTGGACATGGAGGATAACGATATTATTGAAGCCCACAGAGAACAGATCGGTGGTGCAACCTATTAG
- the SDH7 gene encoding Sdh7p (similar to Saccharomyces cerevisiae ACN9 (YDR511W); ancestral locus Anc_1.44) — translation MNNMLIYRSVRFATHNSRLLLPPLILYRRILRQHKLLPAPQREMGDQYVRNEFKLHKDIDNPLHIVGFLASWQDYLHMISNGEWKDATLSSETLEKLSPEQTVQLYELMTETQKVHQDNEIESRKDMKRNNKD, via the coding sequence ATGAACAACATGCTCATATATCGTTCCGTTAGATTCGCAACTCATAACAGCAGGCTTCTATTGCCACCTTTAATTCTCTACAGAAGAATATTAAGGCAACATAAACTGCTTCCTGCCCCTCAGAGAGAAATGGGTGACCAATATGTGCGGAACGAGTTCAAGTTGCACAAAGATATCGATAATCCACTGCATATAGTCGGATTTTTAGCGTCGTGGCAGGATTACCTTCACATGATTTCTAACGGTGAATGGAAAGATGCAACTTTATCCTCGGAAACTCTTGAGAAATTATCTCCTGAGCAAACCGTCCAACTTTATGAATTGATGACTGAAACGCAGAAAGTTCATCAAGATAATGAAATAGAGTCAAGAAAGGACATGAAACGGAACAATAAGGACTAG
- the EMI1 gene encoding Emi1p (similar to Saccharomyces cerevisiae EMI1 (YDR512C); ancestral locus Anc_1.41) — MSAKYPTNMSCREAFDQLTSCYSIGGQFRNYYRYGDFTSCDKQVSKFKFCMVHGNDPVKVQEWYKEQVSNNKALENSTGIIWQEKDITAKK, encoded by the coding sequence atgagtGCAAAATATCCAACCAATATGAGTTGCCGAGAGGCCTTTGATCAGTTGACGAGTTGTTATTCGATCGGAGGTCAATTCAGAAACTATTATAGATATGGAGATTTTACATCATGTGATAAGCAGGTATCAAAATTCAAGTTTTGCATGGTCCATGGAAATGACCCTGTCAAAGTACAGGAATGGTATAAAGAACAGGTTTCCAATAACAAAGCATTGGAAAACAGCACTGGTATCATATGGCAGGAGAAAGATATTACTGCGAAGAAGTAA
- the GRX2 gene encoding dithiol glutaredoxin GRX2 (similar to Saccharomyces cerevisiae GRX1 (YCL035C) and GRX2 (YDR513W); ancestral locus Anc_1.38), with protein sequence METNFSFDSNLIVIFIITLFATKIIAKRFLSSPKMVSQETVSHVKDLIAQKDVFVAAKTYCPYCKATLSTLFQELNVPKSKALVLELDEMSNGSEIQDALEEISGQKTVPNVYINGKHIGGNSDLETLKKNGKLAEILKPLFQ encoded by the coding sequence ATGGAGActaatttttcctttgacTCAAATTTAattgttattttcattatcacGTTGTTTGCCACAAAAATTATTGCTAAAAGGTTCTTATCTTCTCCCAAAATGGTATCACAAGAAACAGTTTCCCACGTAAAGGATCTGATTGCTCAAAAAGACGTCTTCGTTGCTGCGAAAACATACTGCCCTTACTGTAAAGCCACCTTGTCCACTCTATTTCAAGAATTGAACGTTCCTAAATCTAAGGCTCTTGTTTTAGAATTGGATGAAATGAGCAATGGGTCAGAAATCCAAGACGCCTTGGAAGAAATCTCTGGTCAAAAAACTGTCCCCAACGTATACATTAATGGCAAGCACATTGGTGGTAACAGTGATTTAgaaactttgaagaaaaatggcaAATTAGCAGAAATATTGAAACCGCTCTTTCAATAG
- the SMKI04G7050 gene encoding uncharacterized protein (similar to Saccharomyces cerevisiae GFD2 (YCL036W) and YDR514C; ancestral locus Anc_1.37) — protein sequence MNSCPKYMKAYEAVVKMVTHRFNSKAVRNYHQPQGLNRTLITRNVARVRGMVPSTRAGVGSYKSSSSKLMNKLGRRKTWMNEFPHFYSLHKIAYSSNDKLNEEIREYLKILEADYHSIHEKSTELLDKKLKVVDDEWVQKIGRIPEASKDDEEKNLRKQYLANVNDVKNEHIPMMNCQPGSSQFTYLCNTIKLLSSNKTICFAIDVEAFEFDTDIVTEIGISIYDPRENIHSLTPIIRSYHLIVAEALPLRNKKFVCDFKDCFLLGESLVLPLEQCVEFIQSLINFYMKCETEQDLTWERAFVGHSIAGDIRWLKKIGVHIPELDNELTKAADPVESKGDERHAKMLDTGKIYSICYGKKGSSLGKLLRLFHMPHAFLHNAGNDAYYTLLLILKLGDYNFRRQIGADDLETMGHRIREWFKREKDEPKVVPMSYVLSVMNANNSNSKVIDKGRKKTKDLVPQTEFSGSQWFQNARAAFKSTLV from the coding sequence ATGAATAGCTGCCCGAAGTATATGAAAGCATACGAAGCGGTAGTAAAAATGGTTACACATAGATTCAATTCCAAAGCAGTTCGTAATTATCATCAACCCCAAGGTTTGAACAGAACTTTGATAACTCGCAATGTAGCCAGAGTTAGGGGTATGGTTCCTTCAACGAGAGCAGGCGTAGGATCATATAAGAGTTCAAGTAGCAAGTTAATGAATAAACTAGGTAGACGAAAAACATGGATGAATGAATTTCCacatttttattctttgcaTAAGATCGCATATTCCTCTAACGATAAGTTAAATGAGGAAATCCGagaatatttgaaaatattggAAGCAGATTATCATTCCATCCATGAAAAAAGTACAGAATTACTGGATAAGAAGCTAAAAGTTGTCGACGACGAATGGGTTCAGAAAATCGGGCGTATTCCTGAAGCATCAAAGGATGACGAAGAGAAAAACCTAAGGAAGCAGTATTTGGCAAATGTAAATGACGTGAAAAACGAACATATACCTATGATGAATTGCCAACCTGGTAGTTCCCAGTTCACATATCTTTGTAACACAATTAAGCTATTATCATCTAACAAGACAATTTGTTTTGCTATTGATGTAGaagcttttgaatttgatacaGACATTGTTACGGAGATTGGTATTTCCATATATGACCCGAGAGAGAACATACATTCTTTGACGCCGATTATCAGGAGCTATCACCTAATTGTTGCTGAGGCGTTACCATtaagaaacaagaaatttgTATGCGACTTTAAAGATTGCTTTTTACTTGGAGAGAGTCTCGTGCTACCATTGGAGCAGTGTGTGGAATTCATTCAATCGTTGATTAATTTTTATATGAAATGTGAGACAGAGCAAGATTTAACCTGGGAAAGAGCGTTTGTCGGCCATAGTATAGCAGGGGATATTAGGTGGCTAAAGAAAATTGGAGTTCATATACCTGAGCTGGATAACGAACTTACCAAAGCGGCAGACCCAGTAGAGAGCAAAGGGGATGAAAGGCACGCCAAGATGCTTGACACAGGGAAAATCTATAGCATATGTTATGGTAAGAAGGGTAGCAGTTTAGGTAAACTACTAAGACTATTTCACATGCCACACGCATTTTTGCATAACGCAGGTAACGATGCATATTATACGTTGCTCTTGATACTAAAGTTAGGAGACTATAACTTCAGAAGGCAAATTGGTGCTGATGATTTGGAGACAATGGGACATAGAATAAGAGAATGGTTCAAACGTGAAAAGGATGAACCCAAAGTTGTGCCAATGTCGTACGTTCTTAGCGTGATGAACGCGAACAATAGCAATTCTAAAGTTATCGATAAgggaagaaagaaaactaagGATCTTGTTCCACAGACTGAATTTAGTGGATCGCAGTGGTTTCAAAACGCCCGTGCAGCATTCAAAAGTACGCTTGTGTGA
- the SLF1 gene encoding Slf1p (similar to Saccharomyces cerevisiae SRO9 (YCL037C) and SLF1 (YDR515W); ancestral locus Anc_1.36), with amino-acid sequence MTSQSSNDNSKNLLLVADNKKKQTSSFKLAPIPTTSPWKSPLPNSSVVRPIEELKDISKASKPNKMGSGSIKVMSNTKWTPITPSVTISGSKDTNSKSGNDHRNVKSNRKTKKRGSNNSNISEKVFNGESSAPYEIHTICNAKPKYFDTNAKANTYLSSGTTTDVNNKKIANGESSPNGKQLKNFQNKYSRTRYNNENHSSRYNKITHYDGYFSSSRPSKSEYISNSSHWLNNNTRPGYNQQVYLRPQQYYNNYNYQQQLQTPYYYSMEPIFKSIESIKNQIEFYFSEENLKTDDFLRSKFNKTNDGFVPMSLIGKFYRMVNLSLGGDPNLILASVKEVLHNKETNGLEIALGSIDGSQKKTVDEFDPLENYFIRRKNWSDYITENSFDDNDKTYKYKIEKFLEPGDLDDYHYISYPNFYSGHVDGKNNQTFDQGKMSREFQQNLQMDD; translated from the coding sequence ATGACATCACAAAGTTCTAATGACAACTCTAAAAATTTACTTTTAGTGGCcgataataaaaagaagcaaaCTTCAAGCTTTAAGTTAGCTCCAATACCAACTACATCGCCATGGAAATCGCCCTTACCAAATAGTAGTGTAGTGCGACCCATCGAAGAGCTAAAAGATATATCAAAGGCTTCAAAGCCGAATAAAATGGGTTCAGGCTCAATCAAAGTGATGAGCAATACAAAATGGACTCCAATTACACCATCTGTTACCATTTCAGGATCTAAGGacacaaattcaaaatcagGAAACGATCATAGAAACGTTAAAAGTAATAGAAAGACGAAAAAGCGTGGCAGCAACAATAGCAATATAAGTGAGAAGGTTTTCAACGGTGAAAGCAGTGCTCCCTATGAAATACATACCATTTGTAATGCTAAACCTAAGTATTTCGACACTAATGCTAAAGCAAACACATACTTGAGCTCAGGCACTACTACTGATGTaaataacaagaaaatagCAAATGGTGAAAGCTCGCCTAACGGTAAacaattaaaaaatttccaaaacaAATATAGTAGAACAAGATACAATAACGAAAACCACAGTTCCAGGTACAACAAGATAACTCATTATGATGGTTACTTTTCAAGTAGTCGTCCATCTAAATCTGAGTATATTTCGAATTCCAGTCACTGGTTGAACAATAATACAAGACCTGGGTATAACCAACAAGTATATTTGCGCCCACAACAATATTATAATAACTACAACTACCAGCAACAATTGCAAACACCATATTATTATTCGATGGAACCTATTTTTAAATCAATCGAAAGCATCAAAAACCAAAttgaattttattttagCGAAGAGAACTTGAAAACTGATGATTTTTTAAGATCTAAATTCAACAAAACTAACGATGGATTTGTTCCCATGAGTTTGATAGGGAAATTCTACCGTATGGTAAATTTGTCTCTAGGAGGTGACCCAAATTTAATTCTTGCATCTGTGAAAGAGGTTTTGCacaataaagaaacaaatggTTTAGAAATTGCCTTAGGAAGTATAGATGGTtcccaaaagaaaacagtGGATGAATTTGATCCACTAGAAAACTATTTCATCAGGCGCAAAAATTGGTCTGATTACATTACAGAGAATAGTTTTGATGACAATGACAAAACttacaaatataaaattgaaaaatttttggaacCAGGTGATTTGGATGACTATCATTATATAAGCTACCCAAACTTTTACTCTGGTCATGTGGATGGGAAAAATAACCAGACTTTTGATCAAGGTAAAATGAGCAGAGAGTTTCAACAAAACTTGCAAATGGATGATTAA
- the EMI2 gene encoding putative glucokinase (similar to Saccharomyces cerevisiae GLK1 (YCL040W) and EMI2 (YDR516C); ancestral locus Anc_1.33), whose product MSFENLHKVNAEALEDAVVEICSSLEVDAAKLDELTAYFIECMEKGLNNTSVGEEKTVDKGLPMIPTYVTSLPNGTERGVLLAADLGGTHFRVCSVTLNGDGTFDMQQLKSKIPEEYLNDREITSEELFSYLGRRTRAFVRKHHPELLKSTGENIKPLKMGFTFSYPVDQTSLSSGTLIRWTKSFKIEDTVGKDVVRLYQEQLDIQGLSMINVVALTNDTVGTFLSHCYTSGARPSSAGEISEPVIGCIFGTGTNGCYMEDIENIKKLPDELRTRLLHEGKTQMCINIEWGSFDNELRHLSATKYDIDIDQKFSPNPGYHLFEKRISGMYLGELLRNILVDLHARGLILGQYRNYDQLPHRLKTPFQLCSEVLSRIEIDDSTNLRETELSFLQSLRLPTTFEERKAIQNLVRSITRRSAYLAAVPIAAILIKTNALNKRYHGEVEIGFDGYVIEYYPGFRSMLRHALALSPIGTEGERKIHLRLAKDGSGVGAALCALVA is encoded by the coding sequence atgtcGTTTGAAAATTTACATAAGGTCAATGCTGAGGCGTTGGAGGACGCTGTCGTTGAGATCTGCTCCTCACTGGAGGTCGATGCAGCAAAGTTGGACGAACTGACAGCCTACTTCATCGAATGCATGGAAAAGGGGTTGAACAACACTTCCGTCGGTGAAGAAAAGACAGTAGATAAAGGTCTACCCATGATCCCAACATATGTGACGAGTTTACCCAACGGAACAGAACGTGGTGTTTTGTTGGCTGCTGATTTGGGGGGTACTCACTTCAGAGTGTGTTCCGTGACTTTGAACGGTGACGGTACTTTTGACATGCAACAGTTGAAATCTAAGATCCCGGAAGAATATCTCAATGACAGGGAAATCACCAGCGAAGAGTTGTTTAGCTACTTGGGGCGTCGTACCAGGGCGTTTGTGAGAAAGCACCACCCTGAGTTATTGAAGTCTACAGGGGAGAACATAAAACCTTTGAAAATGGGGTTCACTTTTTCATATCCTGTTGATCAAACCTCTTTGAGTTCCGGTACTTTGATCAGATGGACAAAAAGTTTCAAGATTGAAGATACGGTCGGCAAGGATGTGGTGAGGTTGTACCAAGAGCAACTGGACATTCAGGGGCTCTCCATGATCAATGTGGTGGCTTTGACCAACGACACGGTTGGCACTTTCTTGTCGCATTGCTACACTTCAGGTGCTCGTCCCTCGAGCGCTGGAGAAATCAGCGAGCCTGTTATCGGTTGTATCTTCGGTACCGGTACTAACGGTTGTTACATGGAGGacattgaaaatatcaagaagTTACCAGATGAGTTAAGAACCAGACTACTGCATGAAGGAAAGACCCAAATGTGTATCAACATTGAATGGGGGTCCTTCGATAATGAATTGAGACACTTATCTGCTACGAAGTACGACATCGATATCGATCAAAAGTTTTCTCCAAACCCAGGTTACCATCTTTTcgagaaaagaatttccGGCATGTACTTGGGGGAGTTATTAAGAAATATCCTGGTGGACTTGCATGCAAGAGGGTTAATCTTGGGGCAATACCGTAACTACGATCAATTACCTCATCGTTTAAAGACTCCCTTCCAATTATGTAGTGAAGTTCTTTCCAGGattgaaattgatgatTCCACGAACTTGCGTGAAACTGAATTATCGTTTTTGCAAAGTTTAAGACTACCGACCACTTTTGAAGAACGTAAAGCAATTCAAAATCTGGTCCGTTCCATCACAAGAAGGTCCGCATATTTAGCAGCTGTGCCAATTGCTGCCATCCTAATCAAGACGAACGCCTTGAACAAAAGATATCACGGTGAGGTAGAAATCGGTTTCGATGGTTATGTTATTGAATACTACCCTGGGTTCAGATCTATGCTAAGACATGCTTTGGCATTAAGTCCAATTGGCACTGAAGGTGAACGTAAGATTCATTTGCGTCTAGCTAAAGATGGTTCCGGTGTTGGTGCAGCTCTGTGTGCTCTGGTGGCATga
- the GRH1 gene encoding Grh1p (similar to Saccharomyces cerevisiae GRH1 (YDR517W); ancestral locus Anc_1.32) produces the protein MFRIAKNLVRTFEQSVQDTLALSQDSGNLDAFFQSIPPNLLSSQLASPAEVISEGAKHTNVNETLSGLRVVWVDEMQLQLQSFFDYIVGFNDDPVPVVSNQHGFSYPDYGRITCIFNEHCGRTLKVNIWSAKGGTFRDEYISVALKDSDDLEDVSLNHDERRLSGGEARQFQALGFKIQWTPLIASTFTYHILNVNIPGGPAQSAGLIPDEDYIIGCQDGLLATGGETLLQDIVRSRANYDLVLYVYNKVSDCVRPITVHIGPDGRLGCNVGYGFLHRIPTVKQRPQQAQQQQQRDDLVPFSAESETAFVPSAFTTAPPVLSKKKSKNKKATQPLAMDEYFNEGRDKSPVAAKPVETDLPAPPPQRQPPSN, from the coding sequence ATGTTTAGAATAGCTAAGAATCTCGTCCGGACTTTTGAGCAGAGTGTCCAAGACACTCTGGCGCTCTCGCAAGATTCGGGGAACCTGGACGCCTTCTTTCAGTCCATACCACCAAACTTGTTGTCTAGTCAGCTAGCATCACCCGCTGAAGTTATATCTGAAGGTGCTAAGCATACGAACGTGAATGAGACCCTTTCCGGTCTTCGGGTTGTTTGGGTAGACGAAATGCAGTTGCAGCTGCAGTCCTTCTTCGACTATATAGTAGGTTTTAATGATGATCCGGTGCCCGTGGTGAGTAACCAACACGGGTTTTCGTATCCAGATTACGGGCGTATCACATGCATCTTCAACGAGCATTGTGGCCGGACCCTGAAGGTTAACATATGGTCTGCCAAAGGTGGTACGTTCAGAGACGAGTATATCAGTGTAGCGTTGAAGGATAGCGACGATTTGGAAGATGTTTCTTTAAACCACGACGAAAGGAGGTTATCCGGTGGAGAAGCACGCCAGTTCCAGGCACTCGGATTCAAGATACAGTGGACTCCTTTGATAGCTTCCACTTTTACCTACCATATCTTAAACGTGAACATCCCAGGCGGGCCCGCCCAATCGGCTGGACTCATTCCAGATGAGGACTATATCATCGGTTGTCAAGATGGCCTGTTGGCCACTGGAGGAGAGACGCTTTTGCAAGATATTGTTAGGTCAAGAGCAAACTACGATCTGGTCCTTTACGTTTACAACAAAGTGTCCGACTGTGTGCGGCCTATCACCGTACATATAGGCCCCGATGGTAGGCTGGGTTGCAACGTTGGCTACGGGTTCCTTCACAGGATCCCCACAGTCAAACAACGTCCACAACAAGcgcagcagcaacagcagcgTGATGACCTGGTTCCTTTCTCAGCAGAGTCTGAAACAGCTTTTGTCCCATCAGCATTTACTACAGCCCCACCGGTGCTaagcaagaagaaatcaaaaaataaaaaagccACTCAGCCATTGGCAATGGATGAATATTTCAATGAAGGAAGAGACAAGTCGCCAGTTGCTGCAAAACCAGTAGAAACTGATCTCCCTGCCCCACCACCACAAAGGCAACCGCCCTCTAATTAA
- the EUG1 gene encoding protein disulfide isomerase EUG1 (similar to Saccharomyces cerevisiae PDI1 (YCL043C) and EUG1 (YDR518W); ancestral locus Anc_1.31), translating to MQVTTRFIVAIVSVCLFASSTLAENNARATPGSDLLVLTEKKFKSFIESHPLVLVEFFAPWCLHSQILLPHLEAAASVLKEHNIPVVQVDCETESMLCLQQTINTYPTLKIFKNGRIFDGQIYRGVKITDDITQYMIQLYEASVIYLESEDEIRPYLENSTLPVVVNKGLTALNETYQEVALDLAEDYVFLSLLDSKDKSLSIYLPNTTEPILFDGSVDSLNGDSIALTQWLRVVILPYFTDVKPDLFPKYISSNLPLGYFFYTSKEELDDYTDLFTQLGKENRGHINFIALNSTVYPHHVKFLNMREQFPLFAIHNMINNLKYGLPQLPEEEYSKLEEPQPLDRDMIIQLVKEYREGTAKPIVKSEEIPKEQNSNVYKIVGKTHDDIVHDNDRDVLVKYYATWCVHSKRFAPVYEEIANVLASDESLRDKILIAQVDSGANDILSFPVTGYPTIALYPAGNNSKPIVFNKIRNLEDVFEFIKESGTHHIDGQAIYNKLHKAEDTVHDEL from the coding sequence ATGCAAGTGACCACAAGATTTATAGTCGCTATAGTCTCAGTTTGCCTATTTGCTTCTTCCACACTGGCGGAGAACAATGCAAGGGCTACGCCAGGATCCGATTTACTCGTCCTAAccgaaaagaaattcaagtCATTCATTGAGTCACATCCTTTAGTCCTTGTCGAATTTTTCGCTCCATGGTGTCTACATTCACAGATCTTGCTGCCCCACTTAGAAGCAGCCGCCTCCGTTTTAAAGGAGCATAATATCCCAGTCGTTCAAGTTGATTGTGAGACCGAAAGCATGCTCTGTCTACAACAAACCATAAATACTTACCCAACTttaaaaatcttcaaaaatggcCGTATTTTTGATGGCCAAATCTATCGCGGTGTCAAGATCACTGATGACATTACCCAGTATATGATACAATTATACGAAGCTTCTGTTATTTATTTAGAatctgaagatgaaatcCGGCcatatttggaaaattccACTCTACCAGTGGTTGTAAACAAAGGATTAACAGCTTTGAATGAAACGTATCAAGAAGTTGCGCTTGATCTTGCTGAAGATTATGTCTTTTTATCTCTTCTAGATTCGAAGGACAAATCATTGTCAATTTACTTACCTAATACTACTGAACCAATCCTGTTTGATGGCAGTGTAGATTCATTAAATGGGGATTCGATTGCTTTAACTCAATGGTTGAGGGTGGTAATTTTGCCTTATTTCACCGACGTCAAGCCTGATCTCTTCCCCAAGTATATTTCTAGTAATTTGCCGTTGGGCTACTTTTTTTACACTTCCAAGGAAGAGTTAGATGATTACACTGATCTTTTCACACAGTTGGGCAAGGAAAATCGTGGCCACATCAATTTTATTGCATTGAATTCTACCGTTTATCCACACCACGTTAAATTCCTAAACATGAGAGAACAGTTCCCATTATTTGCCATTCATAATATGATCAACAATCTGAAATATGGCTTACCACAACTTCCTGAAGAAGAGTATTCAAAACTGGAAGAACCACAGCCACTAGACAGAGATATGATAATCCAGTTGGTAAAAGAGTACCGTGAAGGGACAGCCAAGCCAATCGTCAAGTCAGAAGAGATTCCAAAAGAGCAAAATTCCAATGTTTATAAAATAGTTGGTAAGACACATGACGACATTGTTCATGACAATGATAGGGATGTCCTTGTTAAATATTACGCTACGTGGTGTGTTCACAGTAAGAGGTTTGCGCCTGTTTACGAGGAAATTGCTAATGTCTTAGCATCAGATGAATCTCTCCGTGATAAAATATTGATTGCTCAAGTAGATTCCGGTGCAAACGATATCTTAAGCTTCCCTGTCACGGGATATCCAACTATTGCCTTATATCCTGCAGGCAATAATTCCAAGCCTATTgtcttcaacaaaattaGAAACCTGGAAGATGTGTTTGAGTTCATCAAAGAATCAGGGACACATCATATTGACGGCCAAGCAATTTATAATAAACTTCACAAAGCTGAGGATACCGTGCATGATGAATTGTAA